A stretch of DNA from Brevibacillus ruminantium:
CACATGATTCACAGAGCAGTGTTCCTACCGGATTGGTATGACCGCAATCGCATTTTCTCTGATCCATATTGCTCCTCACTTAGGCAAGATATTTGCCACTTTTTCTGAAATCATGTTCTCGTTGAGCGGTCCGATAAAAATTTCCTTCACCTTTCCATCTGCATCGATGAAAAACGTGCTGGGGATGGGACCGATCCGATACATCCTGGTGATCTGAGATTGTTTATCCAAGAGAATGGGAAACGTAATCCCAAATTGCTTCACAAATGGCTCTACGGCGACCGGAGATTCTCCGATATTGATTCCGATGACAACCAGACCTTTATCCTTGTACGCTTCATACTGTTGTTGCAGATCCGGCATTTCTTTTTTGCAGGGCTCGCACCAGCTTCCCCAAAAGTTCAAAACAACGCCTTTTCCTCGCAACTCGGACAGGGTCATGGCAGGGCCGTTCAACTGCTCCAGACTGAAGTTGGGAGCCTCTCTCCCCACCTTGACTGCATTAGGGTCCTTGACGAAGCTGGAATAAATGGCGAAAACAAGCGCCACCAGTAAAACGCCCAAGATCGCCACCCTGATGTATGTACGGTTACTTCTATCCATCATTCCCTAGCTCCCATCTAATTCTTTTGGGATTTCCCCATATTTCCCTTCTATTATAGCCTCCCTTGTTTTTACGACGGCCCATAAGATATGAACAGATTTTGAACGTCTGAAAAACAAGCATTCTGGGGTTTGCGCTTATCGCCTGCGGTCTTTGGTCAATCCCCGCTTCAAACGCTCAACCTCTGCAGTGGTCAGCGGCCTGTATTGACCAGGCTCCAAGCCCTCCAGCGTCAAAAAGCCAAGCTGAATGCGCTCCAGTTTGATCACAGGGTGGCCAATGGCTTCACACATGCGGCGCACCTGCCGATTTCGTCCCTCATGAATTACCAACTCCAGCAGCGAACGATCATTTGCTGCTGTTGTTTTCAAGAGCTTTGCCTGACCTGGGGAAGTCATGCCGTCCTCCAGCTTGATCCCCTTTGCCAACAGATTCACTTTTTCTTTGCTCGGCACGCCTTTTACCCAGGCGCGGTATACCTTGTCCATCTCGTAGGACGGGTGGGCCAGCATATGCGCCATTTCCCCGTCGTTGGTCAAAAGCAACAGTCCGGAGGTATCGTAGTCCAGCCGTCCCACCGGATAGACCCGTTCTTTGATCCCCCGGAGCAAATCGACCACGACTCGTCTCCCTTGCGGATCGGAGACACTGGTGATATATCCGGTAGGTTTGTGTAGCAGAACGTAAATTTTTCGTTCCAAGCGAACCAGCTTGCCGTCGACCTTGATCGCGTCTTGTTCAGGATCGACTCTTGTTCCCAGTTCTTTTACCACCTGACCATTCACCTGTACTCTTCCCTGAACGATCAGTTCCTCGCAATGACGCCGAGAGGCAACCCCTGCGTTAGCCAGTACTTTTTGCAACCGTTCCATGTCGAATCACCTCTACCACATCATACCCATTCTTATCAGTGTGGACAAGAATCTCGGAAAAACTTCCACTCACCGCGAAGTTTATCTGACTTCCTTGACAAAAAGGATGAGTCTTAGTATAGTTTAGTTAAGTTAACTTAACCATTTGGTAGTCAGGAGTTTTTATCATGATGACAGACACTACAATCAAACTTCGAGAAACACCTGTGCGAAAATTGTTCTTCTCCTATTTGGTCCCGTCCGTTCTGGGCATGCTTTTGATGTCGATCAATATCGTCGTAGACGGCATTTTTGTCGGACATGGCGTCGGACCACATGGACTTGCCGGAGTCAATGTCGCCGTTCCTGCCTTCTCCATTTTTTTGTCGATTTCTCTGTGGATCGGTATGGGCGGTGCCACGATGTACTCCATCGCACTGGGTCAAAATAACAGAGAGCATGCCCGAACCGTCTTTTCTCACGCTGTGACCCTGGCGGTCGTTCTGGTTGCCGTGATCACGATCCTTTGCCTGTGGAAAATGGATGAGATCGCCTATCTGTTTGGGGCCAATGAAGTCATCCTACCCTATGTCCGTGATTATTTGTCGATTCTGCTTACCTTCGGCTTTGTCTATGTACTGGAAAACATCCTGAGCGTGTTTGTCCGAAATGACGGAAATCCTGCGCTTTCCATGGCTTCCCTGATTGTCACAGCTGTACTGAACGTTTTTTTCAATTACCTGTTCATTTTCGTCTGGGGCATGGGTGTGAAAGGAGCGGCTGCCGCCACTGTCCTTTCTGCCGGGCTCGGGTTCCTCGTGCTGCTCACCCACTTCCTACGGAAAAACAGCATCTTGCGTTTTGTGCGCTTTCGCTTCCAACCGGGCTTGATCAAAGACATTTTGACGATTGGCTTTCCCAGTTTTGTCGCCGAGATATCTATTGCTGTGGTCACCCTCGGTTATAATGTCGCTTTCATGCATGCCTTGGGTGAAACAGGCGTGGCTGCGTATGCCATCGTCAACTATATTCACACGGTCATGCTTCTGTTCTTCCTCGGAATCGGTGCCGCTCTCCAGCCGATTTCCAGCTTCTTGTATGGAGCCGGTCTTCTGGAGCGCTTGCAAAAGAGTTTGCGTCTTAGTGTGCAGACGGCGTTGCTGGCAGGGGTCTTGGCCATTTGCTGCGGCATGCTTTTCGCCGGCTCGCTCGTCTCCTTATTTGACGTCCGTTCGGATGAGCTTTATCAATTATCCGTCAAGGGCTTGGGGCTGTTTTTCCTGACGTACCTCTTCCTCGGATACAATCTGGTTTATGCCGAGTATTTTCAGTCCATCGGTCAGATCAGGAAGTCGTTGCTGATTATCGTCAGCCAGGGAGTCCTTCTCGTTCCCCCCTTCCTGTGGTTCATGCCGAAATGGCTTGGGGTAGACGGCATATGGCTCGTGCTTCCTGCTGTGCAGGCGATTACCGCACTTTCCGTTTTCGTGATGAATCGCTTGCAAAAGCCTGTGCCAACGACAGTGCTTTCGGCAGAGCTGAACAACAATTAGTTGACAATAATAACATTATGTTATCTTTTATCGGGCGTTCAAAAGTCCTGTACGTTTTGGTACCGGACCGCTACAATAGGCAATGGTATTGCAAAATACCTGCCGTCATTCTACTTTCCCAGGAGTGTTGCGGATGTTCGAGCAATATCAACAGGTAACAGCGGACTTGCATAAACTGCTGGATGACTTTAGCGCATTGATTTTGCATGATACGAAAGAACTGGATCAATATAAACTGACGACACAGCAAGAAATCATCATGCTGCAGATCATCCAAAATGATTCCATTACCTCCAATGAGTTAGCGGGTAATTTCAACATCTCCAAAAGCGCTGTCAGTCAGGTGATCTCCAAGCTGGAAAGCCGCCAATTGATCTATCGGCAACCAAACCCGGCCAACAAGCGAGAGTTTTTTATCAAGCTGACCGCAGAAGGCGAGCAGTATAAACAATTATTGGCGACCATCGACGAGCGTTTGATCAGGAGCTACTATTCAAAAGTGGACATCGAGGAGCTGCGTCAGATGGTGAGGACGATGAAAAAGCTCGTCGATATTGCCAAGGAAGTCAATCAATCCAGATAAAATAAATCGCTGTAGCCCCGAAACTAAAAAGACAAACAATCTGGTTTGGTCTGGAGTGTTTGTCTTTTTGCTGTTTTCCTTACGAAAACACATAAGATACGATCACCAGGGAAAAGATGACTCCGGCCAAATCAGACCATAACCCCACACGCAAGGCATAGGCGGAGTTGCGGATTCCCACTGCACCGAAATAGACTGTCAGAACATAAAGAGTGGTATCGGTACTCCCCTGCATCGTGGCTGCCAATCTTCCCAAGAAAGAGTCGGGCCCGTACTGCGCGATCATATCTGTCGCTATCGCGAGCGAACCCGTACCAGTTATGGGACGCAAGAGGGCAAGCGGAACAATCTCCTTCGGGATATGCAGGAAAGTTAGCAACGGTGCTAAAAAGGAGAGCAGCCAGTCCAGCGCCCCAGACTCGCGAAACATCGTTACCGCCACCATCATCGCGATCAAGTGTGGGAGGATGCGGATCGTTGTGGTCAAACCACCTCTTGCCCCTTCGACAAATGTCTCATAAACCGGGACGCTTTTGCTCCAACCATACACCAAGATGAAGGCGATCATGACAGGAATCGCCCATAGAGAGATCAGCGATATCCATTGGTACATGCGGGTGCCCTCCCTATCCTGATTTACGGTGGTACCGGTAACGATGCCAACGATCCAGTCCCAAGGCAACGATGGTGGCACCAAAGGAAGCAAGCAGGGTGGTACCGACGATCTCTACCGGATTGGCTGAGCCGTATTGCATGCGGATGGCAATCATCGTCGTCGGAATCAAGGTAATGCTGGCCGTATTGATCGCAAGAAGGGTACACATGGCCGGCGTTGCGTTTTTTTTGTCAGGATTCAGCTTTTGCAGCTCTTCCATCGCTTTTAGCCCCATCGGCGTGGCCGCATTCCCCAGCCCGAGCAGATTGGCACTCATGTTGGACAAAATATAGCCCATCGCCGGATGCCCCTTCGGTACGTCGGGAAAAAGTCTGCTGATGATTGGAGACAGCAGGCGCGCAAGTCCTTCCAACAGACCAGCCTTTTCCGCAATCCGCATCATCCCCATCCAGAAAGCAAGCACACTAAGCAGTCCAAAACAAACGGTCACACCCGTTTTCGCTCCTTCAAAAGCAGCCTGGTTAACGGCTTCAATCCTGCCATTCACTGCAGCTACGACAATACTGATAACGATCAGGGCTAACCAGATGACATTAAGCACTCCACATCCCCCCCGCCATGATCTCCCAGAGACGACGCCAGAAGGACAGGTACTTGCTGCTTACAGCCATGGTCGGAGTATCGTCCTGAACCGTAAGCGGAATTTTCCTGATCAATTGGTCCCCCAGGTGTATGTGCAAAAAGCCTACATGGCTTCCTGCCGGCTCTTTGTGTATGTTTTTCTTGAGCAGCACCACCTGCTTTTTTATCTGTTCCGATTCACCCGCCCGCAGTGGGTACACCCATTCGTTCAGCGCGGACAGCCGGATTGTTTCACCATTTGGCGCGAGACTCGTTTCAATCGTCTCCCCCTTTTCTACGATCATCGTCGGAGAGAATTGCTTGAAACCCCAATCCATCAGCATCATGGAGTCATTCCAATCGTCAGGTGCGTTTAACGTTATGGTTGCCAACTGTCTACCGTCCCTCGTTGCTGAAGATGCCAGACATCTTTTGGCCAGCTTGGTATAGCCCGTTTTCACTCCATCCGCTCCTTGATACAGGTGAAGCAGCTTGTTTTTGTTTTGCAACCGCCGATCGTACTCTTCACCCTCCCAGGAGATATTTTTCACCTTGGTAGACACGATCTGCCGAAATAGCGGATTCTTCAAGGCGTAAGCGGACAGCTTTGCCATATCTTCGGCCGTAGAATAATGCATATTGCTGTCATCGAGGCCGTGTGGATTGGTAAAATTGGTTTGGCTCATTCCAAGCATCGCGGCCTTTTCATTCATCAAGTAGACAAAACCCGGGACCGAGCCTCCCACGTGATTGGCGACCGTTACCGCAGCGTCATTTCCGGACCGCAGCATGAGTCCGTAGAGAAGCTCTTCCAAGGTCAGCTTCTCTCCATTTTTCAGATAAATCGAGGAACCTTCCACGCCGACGGCTTCCTTCGGGACGCTGACAATATCATCCATTCGTCCGTTTTCAATGGCCACGATTGCTGTCATCGTTTTGGTCAAGCTGGCAATCCGCATCTTTTTCGTGCCATTTTTGGAATACAGGATTCGTCCGCTCGCCACGTCGATCAATGCCGCTGCCTCTGCAGATATTCCCGGGACTGAAGGTGCGGCATCCACCTTTCCTGCTATAGGTGCCATTAGCAGGAAAAAAAGAAAAACGACGAGTACGCCGGACAGATGTTTCCGTACGTTCATAACGTCCTCCCCATTTTGCGTTACCGGCAGTTTGTACCAGTATATGGGGACGAGACATTCGTTAGTACCGAATCTGTCCAAGCATAGCTAGTCGTTTCCAGGTTCTTCCGTAGAGCCAAAGAGTGCCGCTGCCTCTGCTCTCGCTTCCTCGATGTTTACATGTACCGGTGGTTCTGGTAAATCGCTCAGTTCTCTCAGGCCAAAATGTTCGAGAAATTCTTTGGTCGTCGCATACAGGATCGGTCGGCCTACTCCTTCAGCTCTGCCCGCCTCTTTGATCAAGAGCTTGGAAAGCAGGGTGTTCAGGGCCTTCTCACATTTTACCCCGCGAATCTCTTCGATTTCCGAGCGCGTTATCGGCTGACGATAAGCGACGATCGCCAATGTTTCCAAAGCCGCTTGAGAAAGCGTGGATTGGCTCGGCGATGTCGCCAGCTTTTCAAAGAAAGGGACGTGCTCAGGCAGCGTTGTCAATTGGTACGCCTTGGCGACTTCAACGATTTGTATGCCTCTTCCCGCCCTGCGAAAATCAGCCTTCATATCTTCAATCAGGTCGACGACTTCTTCTTCCGGTATTTCGATGATCTCACTGATTTGTTTGGCGTCAATGCCCTCATCACCTGAAATAAAAAGCAAGCCCTCAATGACGCTTTTCAGCTTGTCATAGTCCATCCACATGGGCCTCCTTTTCAGATTGCTCACAGATCATGATGTCTTGAAAAAGCTTGTTTTGGACACACGTCACGTGCTTGGCCTTCATCAGTTCAAGCAAGGCGAGAAAGGTCGTAACAATTTCCGTACGGGTCGGATTTTCAGAGAATAGCTGAAAAAATCGGACCATTCCCCCGCCCACTTTTACTAATTGGCGGATTTCCTTCATTCGCTCCTTGATCGAAATCTCATCCCGCGATACCTTGGCGACAGGATCAGTTTGGGATACGCGTTTGACCAGCTTCTCCAGCGCATGCAGCAAATCGTACAAGGAAACGTCTTTGATCGTATTCTCCTCTTCCCGAACGTAAGGTGCAAGATTTTCTGCCGGACGGGTGAACACCTGGTTCCGCCCAATTTCCATCTCACGCAAGTTTTCCGCAAGCATCTTGTAGCGCTTGTACTCCAAAAGGCGCTGAACCAGCTCTTCACGCGGATCAACCTCTTCGAAGTCCATATCCATATGCGGTTGAAAAACATGCTCTTCCTTTCGGGGCAGCAGCAGCTTGCTTTTGATCGACAAAAGGGTAGCCGCCATCACGACAAACTCACTGGCTATATCAAGCTGCAGCTCCTGCATCGTGTCAATCGTAGCCAAATACTGTTCCGTGATCTCTGCGATGGGAATATCGTAGATGTCCACTTCCGCCTTATCGATGAGATGCAAAAGGAGGTCAAGCGGCCCTTCAAAAGAATCCAGTTTGATGCTGTACGACACGACTTTTCCCTCGTTTCTTGATTAGAACAACGATAAGATCGATTTGGCCACGCTGCTCACCCAGGTGATGACCATCGTGAGCGGCAGATTGAGAATCAATCCCCGCAATGCCGGCAGAAAAATCAGCAGAAGCAACAGCCAAGGGCCGTAAATTTCCCATTTATGGAAGAATCCATCAAATCTGCGCGGGAGTAAAAAGCGCAAAATCTTTGAACCATCCAACGGGTGTATTGGCAAAAGGTTAAAGACAAACAATGCCGAGTTGATAACGACGCAATAAAAAAGCGTTTCACTGATGGCAATAGCCGCCATCTCGTTCATCGTCAAAAGTATTTGAGTCTTCCCGACCCAGCCGTAGATCGTCATGAAGAACACCGCGAGGATCAGGTTTACCAGCGGGCCCGCCGCAGCGACGTAGACAATCCCCATCCGCTTGTTGCCGCGAAAATTGATCGGATTGAAAGGCACCGGCTTGGCCCATCCAAACGGTCCAAACAAGATCAAAATCAGTCCAAAGGGATCGATATGCGGGATCGGATTGACTGTCAGCCGTCCCTCCATTTTTGCTGTATCGTCACCAAGTTTCCACGCGACGTAAGCATGCGCCCACTCGTGCAAGGAAAAAGCGATGACAAAGGCGATCAAGCGAAACGGTACCGTCTCCCAGTCAAAGTGAAACAAGTTAGGAAAATCCATTCCGTCCTCCTCCGTAAAATGGCTATTTACTAGAATACCAGCAGAACGCCGGTGATACAAGCCCGGGCCTCACTACGGAGGAGAATCGGCTCAATCCGATCCAAGGATTTTCGCCAAAATCACGGCAAGGAGACTTAAACCAAAGCCCAGAAAGACATTTTTCCAGAGAAGCATGATAAGTACACAAAGCAAGCTCGCCCCGACAAACAGCGGGTCCGCGCTAAATGCCCCCTCTTTTACAAACAGGGAAGGAAAAATCAGCCCGGCAAAGATGCCGATCGGGATCATTTCAAGCCCGTTTTTCAGGCGCGAGTTAAAAAATGAATCAGGCACCCTCAAAAACGCCCGGCGCGAGATGTAGGTAACACCTCCCATCGCGACAATCAAGAAAATGAGGTACAGTTCACTTTTCATCCGGCAGGCTTCTCCCCTTCCACCATTTGGTTACTCCCGGCAGGCATCCTCCAGTATCCCGCTGCAAAAGCGAGGACGCCTGCTGCCAGCACATGCAAACCATTGACGGACCATGCGCTGAGAAGGCACGCGGCTGCACCGCACCCCAAAAACACAGCTACCCGGACTTTAGAGCTTAACATGCCGACTGACAAGGCGAGAAACATCGCCGTAAAACTGTACTCGAGTCCAAAAC
This window harbors:
- a CDS encoding segregation/condensation protein A → MSYSIKLDSFEGPLDLLLHLIDKAEVDIYDIPIAEITEQYLATIDTMQELQLDIASEFVVMAATLLSIKSKLLLPRKEEHVFQPHMDMDFEEVDPREELVQRLLEYKRYKMLAENLREMEIGRNQVFTRPAENLAPYVREEENTIKDVSLYDLLHALEKLVKRVSQTDPVAKVSRDEISIKERMKEIRQLVKVGGGMVRFFQLFSENPTRTEIVTTFLALLELMKAKHVTCVQNKLFQDIMICEQSEKEAHVDGL
- a CDS encoding D-alanyl-D-alanine carboxypeptidase family protein, which translates into the protein MNVRKHLSGVLVVFLFFLLMAPIAGKVDAAPSVPGISAEAAALIDVASGRILYSKNGTKKMRIASLTKTMTAIVAIENGRMDDIVSVPKEAVGVEGSSIYLKNGEKLTLEELLYGLMLRSGNDAAVTVANHVGGSVPGFVYLMNEKAAMLGMSQTNFTNPHGLDDSNMHYSTAEDMAKLSAYALKNPLFRQIVSTKVKNISWEGEEYDRRLQNKNKLLHLYQGADGVKTGYTKLAKRCLASSATRDGRQLATITLNAPDDWNDSMMLMDWGFKQFSPTMIVEKGETIETSLAPNGETIRLSALNEWVYPLRAGESEQIKKQVVLLKKNIHKEPAGSHVGFLHIHLGDQLIRKIPLTVQDDTPTMAVSSKYLSFWRRLWEIMAGGMWSA
- a CDS encoding MATE family efflux transporter translates to MTDTTIKLRETPVRKLFFSYLVPSVLGMLLMSINIVVDGIFVGHGVGPHGLAGVNVAVPAFSIFLSISLWIGMGGATMYSIALGQNNREHARTVFSHAVTLAVVLVAVITILCLWKMDEIAYLFGANEVILPYVRDYLSILLTFGFVYVLENILSVFVRNDGNPALSMASLIVTAVLNVFFNYLFIFVWGMGVKGAAAATVLSAGLGFLVLLTHFLRKNSILRFVRFRFQPGLIKDILTIGFPSFVAEISIAVVTLGYNVAFMHALGETGVAAYAIVNYIHTVMLLFFLGIGAALQPISSFLYGAGLLERLQKSLRLSVQTALLAGVLAICCGMLFAGSLVSLFDVRSDELYQLSVKGLGLFFLTYLFLGYNLVYAEYFQSIGQIRKSLLIIVSQGVLLVPPFLWFMPKWLGVDGIWLVLPAVQAITALSVFVMNRLQKPVPTTVLSAELNNN
- a CDS encoding nucleoside recognition domain-containing protein, which codes for MLNVIWLALIVISIVVAAVNGRIEAVNQAAFEGAKTGVTVCFGLLSVLAFWMGMMRIAEKAGLLEGLARLLSPIISRLFPDVPKGHPAMGYILSNMSANLLGLGNAATPMGLKAMEELQKLNPDKKNATPAMCTLLAINTASITLIPTTMIAIRMQYGSANPVEIVGTTLLASFGATIVALGLDRWHRYRYHRKSG
- a CDS encoding spore maturation protein, encoding MYQWISLISLWAIPVMIAFILVYGWSKSVPVYETFVEGARGGLTTTIRILPHLIAMMVAVTMFRESGALDWLLSFLAPLLTFLHIPKEIVPLALLRPITGTGSLAIATDMIAQYGPDSFLGRLAATMQGSTDTTLYVLTVYFGAVGIRNSAYALRVGLWSDLAGVIFSLVIVSYVFS
- the scpB gene encoding SMC-Scp complex subunit ScpB; protein product: MDYDKLKSVIEGLLFISGDEGIDAKQISEIIEIPEEEVVDLIEDMKADFRRAGRGIQIVEVAKAYQLTTLPEHVPFFEKLATSPSQSTLSQAALETLAIVAYRQPITRSEIEEIRGVKCEKALNTLLSKLLIKEAGRAEGVGRPILYATTKEFLEHFGLRELSDLPEPPVHVNIEEARAEAAALFGSTEEPGND
- a CDS encoding pseudouridine synthase, with translation MERLQKVLANAGVASRRHCEELIVQGRVQVNGQVVKELGTRVDPEQDAIKVDGKLVRLERKIYVLLHKPTGYITSVSDPQGRRVVVDLLRGIKERVYPVGRLDYDTSGLLLLTNDGEMAHMLAHPSYEMDKVYRAWVKGVPSKEKVNLLAKGIKLEDGMTSPGQAKLLKTTAANDRSLLELVIHEGRNRQVRRMCEAIGHPVIKLERIQLGFLTLEGLEPGQYRPLTTAEVERLKRGLTKDRRR
- the resA gene encoding thiol-disulfide oxidoreductase ResA: MDRSNRTYIRVAILGVLLVALVFAIYSSFVKDPNAVKVGREAPNFSLEQLNGPAMTLSELRGKGVVLNFWGSWCEPCKKEMPDLQQQYEAYKDKGLVVIGINIGESPVAVEPFVKQFGITFPILLDKQSQITRMYRIGPIPSTFFIDADGKVKEIFIGPLNENMISEKVANILPK
- a CDS encoding MarR family winged helix-turn-helix transcriptional regulator, translated to MFEQYQQVTADLHKLLDDFSALILHDTKELDQYKLTTQQEIIMLQIIQNDSITSNELAGNFNISKSAVSQVISKLESRQLIYRQPNPANKREFFIKLTAEGEQYKQLLATIDERLIRSYYSKVDIEELRQMVRTMKKLVDIAKEVNQSR
- a CDS encoding AzlD domain-containing protein, whose product is MKSELYLIFLIVAMGGVTYISRRAFLRVPDSFFNSRLKNGLEMIPIGIFAGLIFPSLFVKEGAFSADPLFVGASLLCVLIMLLWKNVFLGFGLSLLAVILAKILGSD
- a CDS encoding site-2 protease family protein, whose protein sequence is MDFPNLFHFDWETVPFRLIAFVIAFSLHEWAHAYVAWKLGDDTAKMEGRLTVNPIPHIDPFGLILILFGPFGWAKPVPFNPINFRGNKRMGIVYVAAAGPLVNLILAVFFMTIYGWVGKTQILLTMNEMAAIAISETLFYCVVINSALFVFNLLPIHPLDGSKILRFLLPRRFDGFFHKWEIYGPWLLLLLIFLPALRGLILNLPLTMVITWVSSVAKSILSLF